From Cytophagales bacterium, the proteins below share one genomic window:
- a CDS encoding ABC transporter ATP-binding protein, whose product MIQIQQLTKEFSGKCALDIQELTFQQGECIGIVGNNGAGKTTLFRTVLDLLPPSTGSVEIFGQSVKNSDHWKTGVHAFVDEGFLIDFLKPIEYLEFIGKTIGAGKQSVAQLLEEYSEFVNDDIRENRKMIRELSTGSKVRVGVLSTLLGNPKLIILDEPFAHLDPTSQSRLMKMVRSKAEEGVTMILSSHNLQSVVDVCSRIVLIEAGQVKMDVRTDSDTLEALEAYFVA is encoded by the coding sequence ATGATTCAAATACAACAATTGACCAAGGAGTTCAGTGGAAAATGTGCCCTGGACATTCAGGAACTTACTTTCCAACAAGGTGAGTGCATCGGGATAGTAGGCAATAATGGAGCAGGTAAAACGACCTTATTTCGTACTGTTCTGGACTTACTACCACCATCAACAGGTTCTGTCGAGATATTCGGACAATCCGTCAAAAACTCGGATCATTGGAAGACTGGTGTTCATGCTTTCGTCGACGAAGGCTTTTTGATTGATTTCCTCAAGCCCATCGAATACCTGGAGTTCATTGGTAAAACAATTGGAGCAGGGAAGCAGTCAGTGGCACAATTGCTGGAAGAATACTCGGAGTTTGTCAATGATGACATTCGTGAAAATCGAAAGATGATCCGTGAGCTTTCGACAGGTTCAAAAGTTCGGGTTGGTGTACTATCCACATTGCTGGGAAACCCCAAATTGATTATCCTCGATGAGCCTTTCGCGCATTTGGACCCTACCTCTCAGTCTCGTTTGATGAAGATGGTTCGTTCCAAAGCAGAAGAAGGGGTGACCATGATCTTGTCCAGCCATAACCTGCAGAGTGTAGTAGATGTTTGTTCACGCATTGTTTTGATCGAAGCAGGTCAGGTAAAAATGGATGTACGCACGGATAGTGATACACTGGAAGCCCTGGAAGCTTATTTTGTGGCTTAG
- a CDS encoding leucine-rich repeat domain-containing protein — MQNIGITTISFLIAVVLISQHSFAQEKQSIIDVVQNDKVVNSFNPVCDDIPLIPDYLGRFSELRALYLTSCDLTELPSGVEQITSMSLLNLEGNQLTSLPSSMLSLSNLKVVNLRNNQFKSVPAALLSLPMLRELDLAFNDQLDLTKAIEDLSNVSNLDFLYLSGLKINTLPTSITKLRSLEELHLSHNPKMDLPQVFRALSRVPSLNILVLSNNQLVDLPEELALLKQSKGLVLDNNPEMDLNVLNHQLSKLPALKVLLLRNNGLQSLPSSLNSFQNLAVLDLSGNEFSESTKTAIKDQLPETNVIF, encoded by the coding sequence ATGCAAAATATTGGAATAACAACTATCTCTTTTCTTATTGCTGTAGTGCTTATTTCACAGCATTCTTTTGCTCAAGAGAAGCAGTCAATAATTGACGTAGTTCAAAATGACAAAGTAGTCAATTCGTTCAATCCGGTTTGTGATGATATTCCTTTAATTCCGGACTATTTAGGACGTTTTAGTGAATTGAGGGCTTTGTATTTAACTTCTTGTGACCTCACCGAACTTCCCAGTGGGGTCGAACAAATAACCAGCATGTCACTACTTAATCTGGAAGGAAATCAATTGACCTCCTTACCTTCCTCTATGCTTTCTTTGAGTAATTTGAAAGTCGTCAACCTTCGAAATAATCAATTCAAAAGCGTCCCTGCTGCATTATTGTCTCTACCCATGTTACGGGAACTAGACCTGGCATTTAATGATCAACTGGACCTTACAAAAGCCATTGAAGACTTATCCAATGTAAGTAACCTGGATTTTTTATACCTCTCAGGGTTAAAGATCAACACGTTACCTACCTCGATAACTAAATTACGATCGTTAGAAGAATTGCATCTTTCTCATAATCCAAAGATGGACCTCCCTCAGGTATTTCGCGCACTATCAAGAGTGCCGAGTCTGAATATCCTGGTTTTGAGCAACAATCAATTAGTTGATCTACCTGAAGAATTGGCTTTATTGAAGCAGTCAAAGGGATTGGTATTGGACAATAATCCTGAAATGGATCTGAACGTATTGAATCATCAATTATCGAAACTACCAGCATTAAAGGTGTTGCTATTGAGAAACAATGGCCTTCAATCGTTGCCCTCCTCTTTGAATTCATTTCAAAACCTGGCCGTATTGGACCTCAGCGGTAATGAATTTTCAGAATCAACAAAAACTGCAATCAAAGATCAATTACCTGAGACCAATGTGATCTTTTGA
- a CDS encoding ion transporter — MKFVNRVFLNEQMIIYAIILNSIVLFALGFPGLRDSLLLERVDLLFTVFFALEAIFKIRMYGWYLYIRNAWNRFDFILVIISLPSLFELTHLFPDISFLLVFRLLRILRILRFLRFIPNIQQMFAGITRAFKASVFILIVLFIYNVLLAVLGTFLFSEVSPHHFGNPLLSLYSIFQIFTVEGWNEIPEALLMNIPDEAHLMQGFVRAFFVLVVLSGGIFGFSIVNAIFVDEMIQDNNNDLEHKIDELNRKIDMLVRDRNDNSLE, encoded by the coding sequence ATGAAGTTCGTTAATCGGGTTTTCCTGAATGAGCAAATGATCATCTATGCGATCATTCTCAACTCGATCGTCTTATTTGCACTCGGATTCCCGGGCCTTCGAGATTCGCTTCTGTTAGAACGAGTTGATCTCTTATTCACTGTTTTTTTTGCCTTAGAAGCGATCTTTAAGATCAGAATGTACGGTTGGTACCTGTACATCAGAAATGCCTGGAACCGGTTTGACTTTATACTGGTCATCATTTCACTTCCATCTCTTTTCGAATTGACCCATCTGTTCCCGGACATAAGCTTCCTGCTGGTATTCAGATTGTTGCGGATACTTAGAATCCTACGATTCCTGCGATTCATCCCCAACATTCAGCAAATGTTCGCGGGGATCACCAGGGCGTTTAAAGCTTCGGTTTTTATTCTCATTGTCTTATTCATTTACAACGTCTTACTAGCTGTTTTAGGAACATTCCTTTTCAGCGAGGTATCTCCACATCATTTTGGCAACCCCCTACTGTCACTTTATTCCATCTTCCAGATCTTCACGGTAGAGGGATGGAATGAAATTCCTGAAGCGCTGTTGATGAATATTCCTGATGAGGCACATCTGATGCAGGGATTTGTAAGGGCTTTCTTCGTACTGGTCGTACTTTCAGGAGGTATATTCGGTTTTTCAATTGTAAATGCCATCTTCGTCGATGAGATGATACAGGATAACAACAATGATCTGGAACATAAGATCGATGAGCTCAACCGCAAAATTGACATGTTAGTACGCGATCGGAATGACAACAGCTTAGAATAA
- a CDS encoding 3-hydroxybutyryl-CoA dehydrogenase, translated as MKNVAVIGSGTMGNGIAHVFAQTGYNVSLVDISAEALEKALGTIGKNLDRQIKKELISEADKEATLGRITTFTETSEGIKSADLVVEAATENESIKLKIFQDMDQHAPEHAILSTNTSSISITKIAAVTKRPGQVIGMHFMNPVPVMKLIEVIRGYATTDETTATIMELSKNLGKVPVEVNDYPGFVANRILMPMINEAIYTLYEGVAGVEEIDTVMKLGMAHPMGPLQLADFIGLDVCISILNVLYEGFGNPKYAPCPLLVNMVTAGYKGAKTGEGFWKYTAGSKEVQVSPMFQ; from the coding sequence ATTAAAAACGTAGCTGTAATCGGATCCGGGACCATGGGAAATGGAATCGCTCATGTGTTTGCGCAAACCGGATACAACGTAAGCCTGGTAGACATTTCCGCTGAAGCACTGGAAAAGGCTTTAGGAACCATCGGTAAAAACCTGGATAGACAGATCAAGAAGGAATTGATCAGCGAGGCAGATAAAGAAGCCACCCTGGGACGGATCACTACCTTTACAGAAACCAGTGAAGGCATCAAATCAGCGGACCTGGTGGTTGAAGCTGCCACAGAGAATGAATCCATCAAACTCAAGATCTTTCAGGACATGGATCAGCACGCACCCGAGCATGCCATCCTGTCCACTAATACCTCCTCCATTTCAATCACAAAAATCGCGGCGGTAACCAAACGACCAGGACAGGTGATCGGTATGCATTTCATGAACCCTGTTCCGGTGATGAAATTGATCGAGGTGATCCGTGGATATGCCACAACGGATGAAACTACAGCGACCATAATGGAGCTGAGTAAAAACCTGGGTAAGGTGCCGGTTGAGGTCAACGATTATCCTGGATTTGTGGCTAATCGCATACTCATGCCGATGATCAATGAAGCCATCTATACTTTGTACGAAGGCGTGGCTGGTGTAGAAGAAATTGATACAGTAATGAAGTTAGGAATGGCACACCCGATGGGGCCGTTGCAACTGGCCGATTTTATTGGGCTTGATGTTTGCATATCTATTCTCAATGTATTGTATGAAGGTTTTGGTAATCCGAAGTATGCCCCATGTCCCTTACTGGTCAATATGGTGACTGCTGGCTATAAAGGAGCAAAAACGGGTGAAGGTTTTTGGAAATACACGGCTGGATCAAAAGAGGTCCAGGTAAGCCCTATGTTCCAATAA
- a CDS encoding alpha-amylase family protein, with protein MKNKRMVLYHVMTRLFGNTNSTNKPWGTLEENGVGKFDDFTSDALKQLSKSGYTHIWYTGVIEHGVLTDYEEAGIPLDDADVIKGRAGSPYAIKDYYDVNPDLSNDINNRVTEFESLLERSHHAGLKVLIDFVPNHVARSYHSDKNPGNFPDFGADDDLTKSFDPNNNFYYFPGQTFQVPAGYQTLGDCEFPTKTGHFDENPAKATGNDVFSPTPSVNDWFETVKLNYAVDYQDHRKTYFDPIPNTWLKMRHILLYWAAKGVDGFRCDMAEMVPVEFWAWVIKEVKAVYPKITFTAEIYIPDNYRNYIFTGGFDNLYDKVELYDTLKRIIQGHASTDDITRVWQSQEGISDHMLRFLENHDEQRIASPDFAGDMQKGIPMMAVTAFMHKGPVMMYFGQEVGEPGNGFSGFSSDDGRTTIFDYWGVPEHQKWMNHGKFDGAMLSAAQKDLKQRYEKLLQTTNLRESVREGAFFDLHYYNRNAQYQGYSNRIYAFIRHSENDQVLIIVNFAEESEEVAIKIPDMAWEKMNINTDTVVIGADAINRQSTVSFDTPSELKLTIPALDYHLIEIEKNL; from the coding sequence ATGAAAAACAAACGCATGGTTTTGTACCACGTAATGACCCGTCTGTTTGGCAATACCAATTCAACCAACAAACCCTGGGGCACGCTGGAAGAAAATGGCGTCGGCAAATTTGATGATTTCACTTCTGATGCGCTAAAGCAACTTTCGAAAAGTGGATACACCCATATTTGGTACACTGGAGTAATCGAACACGGTGTGCTCACGGACTATGAAGAAGCGGGTATACCATTAGATGATGCTGATGTGATCAAAGGCCGGGCAGGTTCACCCTATGCGATCAAAGATTATTATGATGTCAACCCTGATCTTTCCAATGACATCAACAATCGGGTGACCGAATTTGAATCGTTGCTTGAAAGAAGTCATCATGCTGGTCTGAAGGTTCTGATCGATTTTGTACCAAACCATGTTGCAAGGAGCTACCATTCGGATAAAAACCCGGGCAACTTCCCAGATTTTGGAGCGGACGATGACCTGACGAAAAGTTTTGACCCCAATAACAACTTCTACTACTTCCCGGGACAGACGTTTCAAGTACCCGCTGGATATCAAACGCTAGGCGATTGCGAATTCCCGACAAAAACCGGACATTTCGACGAAAATCCCGCAAAGGCTACCGGAAATGATGTCTTCTCTCCTACTCCTTCTGTCAATGACTGGTTCGAGACGGTAAAACTCAACTACGCCGTGGACTATCAGGATCACCGCAAGACATACTTCGATCCAATTCCTAACACCTGGCTAAAAATGAGGCATATCTTACTCTATTGGGCAGCCAAAGGGGTGGATGGATTTAGATGCGACATGGCCGAAATGGTTCCCGTCGAATTTTGGGCCTGGGTCATCAAAGAAGTAAAAGCTGTTTATCCGAAAATCACTTTCACTGCGGAGATCTACATTCCCGATAATTATCGGAATTACATTTTCACAGGAGGATTCGACAACTTGTATGATAAGGTAGAATTGTACGACACGCTGAAGCGCATCATACAGGGACATGCCTCCACAGATGACATTACCCGTGTATGGCAAAGCCAGGAAGGCATAAGTGATCACATGCTACGATTCCTGGAAAACCACGACGAGCAACGCATCGCTTCGCCTGACTTTGCCGGGGACATGCAAAAAGGAATTCCCATGATGGCAGTCACGGCGTTCATGCATAAAGGCCCAGTCATGATGTATTTCGGACAGGAAGTTGGCGAACCTGGAAATGGCTTTTCCGGTTTTAGTAGTGACGATGGTCGAACCACAATCTTTGATTATTGGGGCGTTCCTGAACATCAGAAATGGATGAACCATGGGAAATTCGATGGAGCGATGCTTTCCGCTGCTCAAAAGGACCTTAAGCAGCGATATGAAAAGCTATTGCAGACAACTAATCTCCGCGAATCAGTTCGGGAAGGTGCATTTTTTGACCTTCACTATTACAACCGCAATGCACAATATCAAGGATACAGCAATCGCATTTATGCTTTCATTCGTCACTCCGAGAACGATCAAGTACTGATCATCGTTAACTTTGCCGAAGAATCGGAAGAAGTCGCCATCAAAATACCAGATATGGCCTGGGAGAAAATGAACATCAATACAGATACCGTAGTAATTGGAGCAGACGCAATCAATCGACAATCAACGGTAAGTTTCGATACACCCTCTGAATTGAAGCTGACCATTCCGGCATTGGACTATCATCTGATCGAAATCGAAAAGAATCTTTAA
- the fbaA gene encoding class II fructose-bisphosphate aldolase — protein sequence MKFRPGVLAGQEVTDLLNYANENQFALPAVNVVGTNSMNAVMETAKEVNSPVIIQFSNGGAAFVAGKGLSNDGQKAAIAGAVAGAKHVHELAEMYGVTVILHTDHCAKKLLPWMDGMMTANEKHFEQTGKALFSSHMLDLSEEPIEENIETSRQYFERMHKIGITLEIELGITGGEEDGVDNTDVDNSKLYTQPEEVSYSYEQLKTVGDNFTVAAAFGNVHGVYKPGNVQLSPIILKNSQDYIQEKFNTGHNPVNFVFHGGSGSSQEEIREAISYGAIKMNIDTDMQWATWDGIRSYYEGNEGYLQSQIGNPDGDDVPNKKYYDPRKWLREGEKTFVARLKQAFEDLNNINRNA from the coding sequence ATGAAATTCAGACCTGGAGTTCTGGCCGGACAGGAAGTAACTGACTTGCTGAACTACGCAAATGAGAATCAATTTGCACTTCCAGCTGTAAACGTCGTGGGTACCAACTCGATGAATGCGGTAATGGAAACTGCCAAGGAAGTGAACTCACCAGTGATCATCCAGTTTTCAAATGGTGGAGCAGCATTCGTAGCGGGAAAAGGACTTTCTAACGACGGACAAAAAGCTGCAATCGCTGGCGCTGTTGCCGGAGCAAAACATGTTCACGAGCTTGCTGAAATGTATGGTGTGACGGTGATTTTGCACACAGACCACTGTGCGAAAAAATTGCTTCCATGGATGGATGGCATGATGACAGCCAATGAGAAACACTTTGAGCAAACAGGGAAAGCTTTGTTCAGCTCTCATATGCTTGATCTTTCTGAGGAGCCTATCGAAGAAAACATCGAGACTTCCAGACAGTACTTTGAGCGTATGCACAAGATCGGGATCACACTTGAGATCGAATTGGGAATCACCGGAGGTGAGGAAGATGGTGTAGACAATACGGACGTTGACAATTCAAAATTGTACACCCAACCAGAAGAGGTTTCTTACTCTTATGAGCAATTGAAAACCGTAGGTGATAACTTCACGGTTGCTGCAGCTTTCGGAAACGTACATGGCGTATATAAACCAGGAAACGTTCAACTTTCTCCAATCATCCTGAAAAATTCTCAGGACTACATCCAAGAGAAATTCAATACAGGTCACAACCCTGTGAACTTCGTTTTCCACGGTGGATCAGGATCTTCTCAGGAAGAAATCAGAGAGGCCATCTCTTATGGTGCAATCAAAATGAACATCGATACCGATATGCAGTGGGCTACCTGGGATGGTATCAGAAGCTATTATGAAGGAAACGAAGGCTACTTGCAGTCTCAAATTGGTAACCCTGATGGAGACGATGTTCCTAACAAGAAGTACTACGATCCTAGAAAGTGGCTGAGAGAAGGTGAAAAGACCTTCGTTGCTCGATTGAAGCAAGCCTTCGAAGATTTGAATAACATCAACAGAAACGCATAA
- a CDS encoding MFS transporter, translating to MKKPLLSIAEIWNMSMGFLGIQFGLALQNANASRILQNFGADVEHLSWFWLAAPLTGLIVQPIVGYFSDRTWNGLGRRRPYFLTGAILASLALCIMPNSGALASFIPPMFVGAGILMIMDASINISMEPFRALVADVLPEEQRNKGFSTQAVLIGFGAVIGSFLPYILAEWVGISKEAAAGQVPDNVKFSFYFGAVVFISTIVWTVTKTKEYSPEEMAKFDDAESHDESGGFFSIFKDIANMPATMKQLGLVQFFSWFALFSMWVFSTPAIAQHVFGAEVNDTNSPLYNDAGNWIGVMFGVYNAVSAFYAMVLPRLADRFGRKKIHALSLVCGGIGMLSIYFIPVQSFTLVGMALIGIAWASILSMPYSIIAGAIPAAKMGIYMGIFNFFIVIPQIVNGVIGGPIVKRLFDSHAIYAYVLAGVSFLIAAFCVRFVDDKGEVVQS from the coding sequence ATGAAGAAGCCTTTATTGTCTATTGCTGAGATTTGGAACATGAGCATGGGTTTTCTGGGGATCCAATTTGGGTTGGCCTTACAAAACGCAAATGCAAGCCGAATTTTGCAAAACTTCGGAGCAGATGTAGAGCACCTTTCCTGGTTTTGGCTGGCAGCTCCTTTGACCGGACTGATTGTACAGCCAATTGTAGGTTATTTCAGCGATCGTACCTGGAATGGTCTGGGTAGAAGAAGACCATATTTCCTGACTGGAGCGATCCTGGCTTCCCTGGCGCTTTGCATCATGCCCAATTCAGGGGCGCTGGCTTCTTTTATTCCTCCGATGTTCGTAGGGGCGGGTATCCTGATGATTATGGATGCTTCTATCAATATTTCAATGGAGCCTTTTAGGGCGTTGGTGGCTGATGTTTTGCCCGAAGAGCAACGCAACAAAGGATTTTCAACACAAGCTGTTTTAATCGGCTTTGGAGCGGTTATAGGATCGTTTTTGCCGTACATCCTGGCGGAGTGGGTAGGTATTTCGAAGGAAGCTGCAGCCGGACAAGTCCCGGATAATGTCAAGTTTAGTTTTTACTTCGGAGCGGTAGTATTCATTTCTACCATCGTTTGGACGGTAACCAAAACGAAAGAGTATTCTCCGGAGGAAATGGCCAAATTTGATGATGCCGAATCTCATGACGAGTCCGGAGGATTCTTTTCCATTTTTAAAGACATTGCTAATATGCCTGCAACCATGAAGCAGCTAGGTTTGGTGCAGTTCTTTTCATGGTTTGCCCTGTTTTCTATGTGGGTTTTCAGTACGCCTGCAATCGCTCAACATGTATTTGGAGCGGAAGTAAACGATACAAATTCGCCATTATATAATGATGCGGGAAACTGGATAGGGGTCATGTTTGGTGTTTACAATGCTGTGTCTGCATTTTATGCAATGGTGTTGCCAAGACTAGCTGATAGATTCGGTAGGAAAAAGATCCATGCCCTTTCTCTTGTATGCGGGGGTATAGGCATGCTTTCTATTTATTTCATTCCTGTACAGTCGTTTACCCTCGTTGGTATGGCGCTGATCGGAATTGCCTGGGCGAGTATCCTTTCCATGCCTTACTCTATCATTGCCGGTGCAATACCAGCAGCCAAAATGGGTATATACATGGGTATCTTCAATTTCTTTATCGTCATTCCGCAGATTGTGAATGGTGTGATTGGAGGTCCTATCGTCAAAAGACTTTTTGATTCTCATGCCATCTATGCCTACGTATTGGCTGGTGTGTCTTTTTTGATAGCAGCCTTTTGTGTTCGATTTGTAGACGACAAAGGCGAAGTTGTTCAATCATAA
- a CDS encoding 4-alpha-glucanotransferase: protein MKAVFSIDYRTQWGEVVYVSGSCKELGDLDETKAVPLQSVNGENWELELEIKAEAFQYRYWVRSEQGGYAHTEFGNPRNFAAGKDLTRVLIRDFWRPQKNEENVLYSSPFQNAFCHRTPGKKQPKAVEGAFIRFQLRAPRIHKDFVFGVVGSTREMGAWKEQSVHLMSDVDFPVWKVDVPVTKGKLDFEYKYVVYHKEKKKIQWWDANENRRFLSSALKPGTATYITDESFQYPTGPWRGAGIAIPVFSLRSEKGGGIGEFTDINLLTDWAVKTGMKVVQILPVNDTTATKTWTDSYPYAAISVNALHPIFANMAAIGPLKDKKVQAEFDARAKKLNDLPEINYDGVLALKSKFFQLSFDEQKASFLKSKDFKEFFKDNQSWLESYAAFCCLRDQYGTSDFKKWEEYARVDAGMIKAFCDPKSENYDEIALHYYLQFHLDKQLKEASEYARSKGVVLKGDIPIGIYRDSVDAWVEPELFNMACQAGAPPDDFSVSGQNWGFPTYNWEKMAEDGFKWWRERLVKMSEYFDVFRIDHILGFFRIWEMGWEHAEGILGRFNPAIPVHVNEFQDWGLDFDHQRFCEPYIRVHMVYEIFGSHAHDIFNHYLDEYRQGCYRLKSQFNSQRKVKEHFDCLIRENPDSTDFLQWKRQNLYRLLAEVLFIEAPLSDGVAWNPRIAFHNTYSYQDLDHDTQQKLNRLYNHFFYHRHNEFWRESAMQKLPAIKEATNMLICGEDLGMVPASVPGVMDDLSILSLAIQRMPNDDREFLHPADNPYMSVCSTGSHDMSTLREWWQEDSDKAQRFYNSILGHQGGSPFFCEPWLAEQVVNQHMHSPGMLAIFPIQDLLAMDGRLRREIPEEERINVPAIAQHYWRYRLHLSTEQLMEEEAFNSRLHHMVNDSGRNGID from the coding sequence GTGAAAGCAGTATTTAGTATCGACTATAGAACTCAGTGGGGTGAGGTGGTTTATGTGTCCGGGTCATGTAAAGAGCTGGGAGATTTGGACGAAACCAAAGCTGTTCCTCTTCAGTCAGTGAATGGGGAAAATTGGGAATTGGAGTTGGAGATCAAAGCGGAAGCTTTCCAGTATCGCTACTGGGTGAGATCTGAGCAAGGTGGGTACGCTCATACGGAGTTCGGTAATCCAAGGAATTTCGCCGCAGGAAAAGACCTGACACGTGTGTTGATCAGAGATTTCTGGCGTCCTCAAAAAAATGAGGAAAATGTGTTGTACAGTTCACCATTTCAGAATGCTTTTTGTCACAGAACGCCAGGTAAAAAACAACCGAAGGCGGTAGAAGGTGCATTCATACGCTTCCAATTGCGTGCTCCGCGCATCCATAAAGATTTTGTATTTGGGGTAGTGGGGTCTACCAGGGAAATGGGTGCCTGGAAAGAGCAATCTGTTCACTTGATGTCAGACGTTGATTTTCCAGTTTGGAAAGTAGATGTTCCGGTAACGAAAGGGAAATTGGATTTCGAGTACAAGTATGTTGTATACCATAAGGAAAAGAAGAAAATCCAGTGGTGGGATGCGAATGAGAATCGCCGCTTTTTATCAAGTGCATTGAAACCCGGGACAGCTACGTATATAACGGACGAATCCTTTCAATATCCTACAGGACCATGGCGCGGTGCCGGGATTGCGATTCCGGTATTCTCACTTAGGTCTGAAAAAGGTGGAGGAATCGGCGAATTTACAGACATCAACCTGCTGACTGATTGGGCTGTAAAGACTGGCATGAAAGTGGTTCAGATCTTACCGGTTAACGATACAACTGCCACTAAGACCTGGACGGATTCTTATCCTTATGCGGCGATCTCCGTTAATGCTTTGCATCCGATTTTTGCCAACATGGCAGCCATAGGACCGCTGAAGGATAAAAAGGTCCAGGCAGAATTTGACGCCAGAGCGAAGAAACTGAATGACCTGCCGGAGATCAATTACGATGGTGTGTTGGCCTTGAAAAGCAAATTCTTTCAATTGAGTTTTGATGAGCAGAAGGCTTCTTTTCTCAAGAGCAAGGACTTCAAGGAATTCTTCAAAGACAATCAATCCTGGTTGGAGTCATATGCCGCCTTTTGTTGCTTAAGAGACCAATATGGCACTTCCGACTTTAAAAAGTGGGAAGAATATGCCCGGGTAGATGCAGGAATGATCAAGGCTTTCTGTGATCCGAAAAGCGAAAATTACGATGAAATTGCCTTGCACTATTATTTGCAGTTTCACCTGGATAAACAGCTCAAAGAAGCTTCCGAATATGCCCGAAGTAAGGGGGTTGTATTGAAAGGCGATATTCCAATTGGGATTTACCGTGATTCTGTGGACGCCTGGGTCGAACCAGAGTTGTTCAACATGGCTTGCCAGGCAGGTGCTCCACCAGATGATTTTTCAGTTTCAGGACAAAACTGGGGATTTCCCACTTACAATTGGGAGAAAATGGCCGAAGATGGCTTCAAGTGGTGGCGCGAGCGACTGGTGAAAATGTCAGAATACTTTGACGTATTCCGTATCGATCATATTCTGGGCTTTTTCCGTATTTGGGAAATGGGTTGGGAGCATGCTGAAGGTATTCTGGGACGGTTCAATCCGGCTATTCCTGTTCATGTCAATGAATTTCAGGATTGGGGACTCGACTTTGATCATCAGCGATTCTGCGAACCATACATCCGGGTGCACATGGTGTATGAGATCTTCGGAAGCCATGCCCACGATATTTTCAATCATTACCTGGACGAATACCGACAAGGCTGCTATCGACTCAAGTCACAATTTAATTCGCAGCGAAAAGTCAAAGAGCATTTTGATTGCCTGATCCGCGAGAACCCGGATTCGACGGACTTCCTGCAGTGGAAGCGTCAAAACCTGTATCGATTATTAGCTGAAGTGCTCTTCATTGAAGCACCATTGAGTGATGGTGTCGCCTGGAATCCTCGCATTGCTTTTCATAACACATACTCATATCAGGACCTGGATCACGATACCCAACAGAAACTCAATCGGTTGTACAATCATTTTTTCTACCATCGACACAATGAGTTTTGGAGAGAGAGTGCTATGCAAAAGCTTCCGGCCATCAAGGAAGCTACCAATATGCTTATCTGTGGCGAAGACCTGGGTATGGTTCCGGCTTCTGTTCCGGGGGTGATGGACGACCTCAGTATCCTGTCATTGGCCATACAGCGTATGCCCAACGATGATCGTGAGTTCCTGCATCCGGCTGATAATCCGTACATGAGTGTGTGTAGTACCGGAAGTCACGACATGTCGACTTTGCGCGAGTGGTGGCAGGAAGATTCGGATAAAGCTCAGCGATTTTATAACAGTATTCTCGGACATCAGGGAGGCTCACCTTTCTTTTGCGAGCCTTGGTTAGCCGAACAGGTGGTCAATCAACACATGCATTCTCCGGGGATGCTGGCCATATTCCCCATTCAAGACTTGTTGGCAATGGATGGCAGGCTAAGACGTGAAATTCCGGAAGAAGAGCGCATCAATGTACCGGCCATTGCACAGCATTACTGGAGATATCGTCTTCATCTGAGTACCGAACAGTTGATGGAGGAAGAGGCGTTCAACTCGAGATTGCATCATATGGTAAATGATTCCGGTCGTAATGGGATAGACTAG